From Quercus lobata isolate SW786 chromosome 1, ValleyOak3.0 Primary Assembly, whole genome shotgun sequence, one genomic window encodes:
- the LOC115955801 gene encoding uncharacterized protein LOC115955801: protein MDSDDQLDDDEVLDDIGNEQEPPNEEFYVSLFFADKDELQAAVKRYHIKRNQTFCVRESDPECWSVRCKNCSWRLRACFWVTYGLFEVRKYNGPHTCTESTLTQDHEQLDTHVIEKELWDVFKNDPTIKIASLQQTLYNKYQYRPSYFKVWEAKEKAIGRAFVDWDKSYQLLPKWLKALSNSNSGSRVIWRTIPATMPGCAIFERVFWAFGLSIEGFQHCRPVISIDGTFLYGKYKGTLLIASAWDGDNKLFPLAFAIVEKETDDSWYWFLRCIQINVTNREGLCVISDRHPGIMVAIRTICQSTRWYHLFCLRHVASNFNQQIGNKNLKAMVIWVGMENQLRKYQITRDRITQLSADGEKYLREMPVEK, encoded by the exons ATGGATAGTGATGACCAACTTGATGACGATGAGGTCCTTGATGATATTGGAAATGAACAGGAGCCTCCAAATGAAG AGTTTTATGTGAGCTTGTTTTTTGCCGATAAGGATGAACTACAAGCTGCTGTTAAACGCTATCACATCAAGAGGAACCAAACATTTTGTGTAAGAGAGTCAGATCCAGAATGTTGGTCTGTAAGGTGCAAAAATTGTTCTTGGCGTCTTCGAGCATGCTTCTGGGTTACATATGGGTTGTTTGAGGTTAGGAAATACAATGGTCCACACACATGTACAGAGTCCACGCTCACACAAGATCACGAGCAATTAGACACCCATGTTATTGAGAAAGAGTTGTGGGATGTTTTCAAAAATGATCCAACCATAAAGATTGCTTCACTTCAACAGACTCTTTACAATAAGTACCAATACAGGCCTTCTTATTTTAAGGTGTGGGAGGCAAAAGAGAAAGCAATTGGTAGAGCGTTTGTTGATTGGGACAAATCTTACCAATTATTACCAAAATGGTTGAAAGCTTTGAGTAATTCAAACTCGGGCAGCAGGGTTATTTGGAGAACAATACCTGCTACTATGCCAGGCTGTGCGATATTTGAGAGAGTGTTTTGGGCTTTTGGTCTATCAATTGAAGGTTTTCAACATTGTAGGCCAGTGATTAGTATAGATGGAACTTTCCTATATGGTAAGTACAAAGGTACGTTACTGATTGCATCGGCGTGGGATGGTGACAACAAACTTTTTCCACTTGCCTTTGCCATTGTGGAGAAGGAAACTGATGATAGCTGGTATTGGTTTTTGCGTTGTATTCAGATTAATGTCACTAATCGGGAAGGGTTATGTGTCATATCTGATCGTCATCCTGGTATAATGGTAGCGATACGGACTATATGTCAATCGACACGTTGGTATCATCTTTTTTGCCTTCGCCATGTGGCTAGCAATTTTAATCAACAAATTGGGAATAAAAACTTGAAGGCTATGGTAATATGGGTAGGCATGGAGAATCAGTTACGAAAGTATCAAATCACTAGGGATAGAATTACTCAATTAAGTGCAGATGGTGAGAAGTATTTAAGGGAAATGCCGGTGGAAAAGTGA